Proteins found in one Amycolatopsis aidingensis genomic segment:
- a CDS encoding nucleotidyltransferase family protein yields the protein MDERGLAPDGTIAREGALDRVPAAFAPVVAAARARITETFACGRLHSAYLYGSIPRGTAIPGRSDFDALLALHEEPTEADRADARKIEVALDRAFAQIDGAGVALSSVRALLSDLERHDGGFFVACLCTPLLGEDLARELPRYRPTSLLARETNGDLGLLLPRWRARAAEAGTDGERKALGRSAGRIVRTGFTLVMPRWGGWTSDLDESTELFGHYYPERLGHMRMAALTGRTPTPEPAVLGTLLDELGPWLAAEYTAVHGAKTPRP from the coding sequence GTGGACGAGCGAGGGCTGGCGCCGGATGGAACGATCGCCCGCGAAGGCGCCCTGGACCGGGTACCGGCGGCGTTCGCTCCGGTCGTTGCCGCTGCCCGCGCTCGGATCACCGAGACCTTCGCCTGCGGACGACTGCACAGTGCCTACCTCTACGGCAGCATCCCGCGTGGCACCGCCATCCCCGGCCGCTCCGACTTCGACGCGCTGCTCGCCCTGCACGAGGAGCCCACCGAAGCCGACCGCGCCGACGCACGAAAGATCGAGGTAGCGCTCGACCGCGCGTTTGCCCAGATCGACGGCGCCGGTGTCGCGCTGTCCAGCGTCCGCGCTCTGCTCAGCGACCTCGAGCGGCACGACGGCGGCTTCTTCGTCGCCTGCCTGTGCACCCCGCTGCTCGGTGAAGACCTCGCCCGAGAGCTGCCCCGATATCGCCCCACCTCCCTGCTCGCCAGGGAAACGAACGGAGACCTCGGTCTTCTGCTCCCGCGCTGGCGTGCCCGTGCGGCGGAGGCCGGTACCGACGGCGAACGCAAGGCCCTCGGCCGTTCGGCGGGCCGCATCGTCCGCACCGGCTTCACCCTGGTCATGCCTCGCTGGGGTGGCTGGACCAGCGACCTCGACGAGTCCACCGAGCTCTTCGGCCACTACTACCCCGAGCGCCTCGGACACATGCGCATGGCCGCGCTCACCGGCCGCACCCCCACCCCCGAACCGGCGGTACTCGGCACGCTCCTCGACGAGCTCGGCCCCTGGCTCGCCGCCGAATACACGGCGGTGCACGGAGCGAAGACGCCCCGCCCCTGA
- a CDS encoding GAF domain-containing protein, whose amino-acid sequence MAEREDQQQAASLRGTLSQLRLRELLREVQDSVEQLVGARDQMEGLLDAMLAVSSGLELDATLRRIVHAAIELVDCRYGALGVLAPDGEGLAEFVYEGIDEHTRQQIGDLPEGHGLLGLLIQQPKPIRLDEISDHPASAGFPAHHPPMHSFLGVPVRVRDQVFGNLYLTEKNGGQAFTEDDEVVVQALAAAAGIAVENARLYEEARLRQQWQEATSEIRAELLAAAHTTDVLHLIANRALALTAADYSFVALPEDPEQPAPRWPNS is encoded by the coding sequence ATGGCAGAACGGGAGGACCAGCAACAGGCCGCGTCCCTGCGGGGCACCCTGTCCCAGTTGCGGCTGCGCGAGCTGCTGCGCGAGGTGCAGGACAGCGTGGAGCAGCTGGTCGGCGCCCGCGACCAGATGGAAGGGTTGCTGGACGCCATGCTCGCCGTGTCCTCCGGCCTGGAGCTGGATGCGACCCTGCGCCGGATCGTGCATGCCGCGATCGAGCTGGTGGACTGCCGCTACGGGGCGCTGGGGGTGCTGGCCCCGGACGGGGAGGGGCTGGCCGAGTTCGTCTACGAGGGCATCGACGAGCACACCCGGCAGCAGATCGGGGACCTGCCCGAAGGGCACGGCCTGCTCGGCCTGCTCATCCAGCAGCCCAAACCGATCCGGCTGGACGAGATCTCCGACCATCCGGCCTCGGCCGGGTTCCCGGCACACCACCCGCCGATGCACAGCTTCCTCGGCGTCCCGGTGCGCGTGCGCGACCAGGTCTTCGGCAACCTCTACCTCACCGAAAAGAACGGCGGGCAGGCCTTCACCGAGGACGACGAGGTAGTGGTACAGGCGCTGGCCGCCGCGGCCGGGATCGCGGTGGAAAACGCCCGCCTGTACGAGGAGGCCCGGCTACGCCAGCAATGGCAGGAGGCCACCAGCGAGATCCGCGCCGAACTCCTCGCCGCCGCCCACACCACCGACGTCCTGCACCTCATCGCCAACCGCGCCCTCGCCCTCACCGCAGCCGACTACTCCTTCGTGGCGCTCCCGGAAGACCCCGAACAACCCGCCCCGAGGTGGCCGAACTCGTAG